In Achromobacter pestifer, the DNA window TTGGCCTGCTGGCGCTCGTCGCCGCTGGAGCCCGAGGGCAGGTAGGCGCTGATGACCGACAGGTTCTTCCAGTCGGCGCGGATGATGCGGCCTTCGGGGTCGAATTCCTCGCAGCCCAGGCCGATGTTGACGCGCTCGGCCGCGTCGCGCAGGTAGATGCCGACGCCGCTATAGCCCTTCTTCACGGCATGGTGGAAGTGGCCGGTGTAGCCCGGAGGGTGGCGCAGGTCGTCGGTCAGGTCGTCGTGGGATACCTTGATTTCCTGCAGGCACAGGACGTCGGCGGCATGCTTTTCCATCCAAGGTTGCAGGCCCTTGCGGAAGGCGGACCGGATGCCGTTGAGATTGATCGACGTGATGCGCAGCAAAGCGAAACTCCTGTTGAGCGGCCGCGAGGGCCGGGGCAATGCCAGGAATTTAACCGACTCGGCGCAGCCGCCCGGGAATAGCCCCGACAGCGGATAAAATGCCTGCGTTTGCCATCCACCGGACTCTTACGCATGCCCGCCGCCAATTCCTCCGCCACCGCCCTTGATTTCGTCCGTTTCGCCTTGAACGAAGGCGTGCTGCGCTTCGGCAGCTTCAAGGTCAAATCCGGCCGTATCAGTCCCTATTTCTTCAACGCCGGACTGTTCAACAGCGGACGCTCGGTTGGCAAGCTGGCGCAGTTCTATGCCCAGGCCCTGTTGGATTCGGGCGTGAAATTCGACATGCTGTTCGGCCCGGCCTATAAGGGCATCCCGCTGGGCACGGCGACCGCCATCGCGCTGGCCGGCCACCCGGGCATGCAGGGCGGCGACGTGCCTTTCGCGTACAACCGCAAGGAAGCCAAGGATCACGGCGAGGGCGGCACCCTGGTGGGCGCGCCGCTCAAGGGCAAGGTCGTCATCATTGACGACGTGATCACCGCAGGCACGTCGGTGCGCGAATCGGTGGAGATCATCCGCGCCGCGGGCGCCGAGCCGGCTGCCGTGCTGATCGCCATGGACCGCATGGAACGTGCGGGCCCGGACGACGCCCTGTCGGCGCATTCCGCCGTGCAGGACGTGGCCAAGACCTACGGTATTCCGGTGGTGGCGATTGCCTCGCTGTCGGACATTCTGGCCTTGCTGCAGGACGACGCGTCGTTTGCCGAGCATCGCGACGCGGTGCTGGCGTATCGGACCAAGTACGGGGTGAAGTAAACCCCCGTAGCGTAGGGAGCAGGGCGGCTCGGCGCCGCCCTTTTAGCCGTAGCTTGCCGCCGGCTCGGCAATGCCATGAGGTTGACCGAAGACGGCGACGCCGCTGGCCCGGGCGGCATCCGCCAGCTTGCGATCAAAGGTGGCCAGATACGCGTTGTGCCTCTGGGCCAGTTCCAGGTAGCTGGCGTCGTAGACGGTCAAACCGTGCGTGCGGGCCAGCTGATAGCTGCGGGCAATGCCGGAGGACGGGCCAGCGGGATCCGGGAAGATGGGCAGCCGTTCGATAAGCTGGTTGAACGAGAACAGCTGGCCCGCCGACACGCGTTGGCTGCGTTCGGCGCGCAACGTGCCGTTCGCGACTTCGGTGTGCCAGATGAGTGGCACCGTGTTTTTAGACCCGTGGGCGACTTCCAGCAGATGCCGGGCCAGCAGTGATTCGCGCGCGTCGGCGCGGCCAATCAGCCAGGCCAGGGCGAGCGATGCGTCCAGTATCAAGCGGATTGGATTCATTCCCGGCCTTCTTCGATCCAGGAACGGATGACTTCGTGCGGGACGGCCGGCGCTGACGCGAAGCATTTCATCGCCTCAAGCGCATCATGCGCGTCCAGCGACGTCGTGGGCAGGACTGGGGTCAGTCTGGCGCAGAACACGCCGTCCAGTGAAATGATGAAATGCTGTCCCTCGCGGACCGCTTGCAGGTGGTCGGAAAACCGATGCAGCAGGTCGCTGGTGCTGATTTCGAGGTAATTCATGTCCAAGCCTCCAGTCAAAATCGACCAGATCATTCTTGGATAAACGAAGGGCCGCGGCAAGATGCCGCGGCCCTTCGTTTTGTCTGATACTGCCTGAGCGCGGCCATTGCGGCGCGCGCCCGGCACCGGATCAGCTATCCAGCTTCTGCTTCAGCAAATCGTTCACCTGCTGCGGGTTGGCCTTGCCGCGGCCGGCCTTCATGATCTGGCCCACCAGCGAGTTGAACGCCTTCTGCTTGCCGGCCCGGTACTCTTCCACGATGGCCGGGTTGGCGGCCAGCACCTCGTCGATCATGGCGCCGATGGCGCCGGTGTCGCTGATCTGCTTGAGGCCGCGCGCATCGATGATGGCGTCGGCCTGGCCGCCGTTCTCGCCGGCCCACATGGCGCCGAAGACTTCGCGGGCGATCTTGTTGGAGATGGTGCCGTCGATGATGCGGCCGATCAGCGCGGCCAGCGCCGGCGCCTGGACCGGCGAGTCGGAGATGCTCTTCTCGTCCTTGTTCAGGGCGGCGGAGACTTCGCCCATGACCCAGTTGGCGGCCAGCTTGGCCTGGCCGGCCGGTAGCGCGTGGGCCACGGCCTCGAAGTAGGCGGCCAGGTCGCGGCTGACAGTCAGCTGGGCGGCGTCGTAGGCGGTCAGGCCGTACTCGGATTCGAAGCGGGCGCGCTGGGCGGCCGGCAGTTCGGGCATGGCGGCGCGGACCTCGTCGACCCAGGCGCTGGAGATCACCAGCGTGGGCAGGTCGGGGTCGGGGAAGTAGCGGTAGTCGTGCGCGTCTTCCTTGCTGCGCATGCTGCGCGTCTCGTCGCGGTCGGCGTCGTACAGGCGGGTTTCCTGGACCACCGTGCCGCCGTCCTCGATCAGCTCGATCTGGCGCCGCGCTTCATAGACGATGGCGCGTTCCAGGAAGCGGAACGAATTGACGTTCTTGATTTCGGTGCGGGTGCCGAATTCCTTCTGGCCCACGGGACGCACGGACACGTTGGCGTCGCAGCGGAACGAGCCTTCCTGCATGTTGCCGTCGCAGATGCCCAGCCATACGACCAGGCTGTGCAGGGCGCGGGCGTAGGACACGGCCTCGGCGGCCGAACGCATTTCCGGTTCCGTCACGATTTCCAGGAGCGGCGTGCCGGCGCGGTTCAGGTCGATGCCGCTGGCGGGGGCGCCGTTGGCCAGGTTGAAGTCGTCGTGCAGGGACTTGCCCGCGTCTTCTTCCAGGTGGGCGCGCGTCAGGT includes these proteins:
- the pyrE gene encoding orotate phosphoribosyltransferase — translated: MPAANSSATALDFVRFALNEGVLRFGSFKVKSGRISPYFFNAGLFNSGRSVGKLAQFYAQALLDSGVKFDMLFGPAYKGIPLGTATAIALAGHPGMQGGDVPFAYNRKEAKDHGEGGTLVGAPLKGKVVIIDDVITAGTSVRESVEIIRAAGAEPAAVLIAMDRMERAGPDDALSAHSAVQDVAKTYGIPVVAIASLSDILALLQDDASFAEHRDAVLAYRTKYGVK
- a CDS encoding type II toxin-antitoxin system VapC family toxin; this translates as MNPIRLILDASLALAWLIGRADARESLLARHLLEVAHGSKNTVPLIWHTEVANGTLRAERSQRVSAGQLFSFNQLIERLPIFPDPAGPSSGIARSYQLARTHGLTVYDASYLELAQRHNAYLATFDRKLADAARASGVAVFGQPHGIAEPAASYG
- a CDS encoding type II toxin-antitoxin system Phd/YefM family antitoxin, which codes for MNYLEISTSDLLHRFSDHLQAVREGQHFIISLDGVFCARLTPVLPTTSLDAHDALEAMKCFASAPAVPHEVIRSWIEEGRE
- the gatB gene encoding Asp-tRNA(Asn)/Glu-tRNA(Gln) amidotransferase subunit GatB, with translation MNWEIVIGLETHTQLSTDSKIFSGSSTQFGAAPNTHANVVDLALPGSLPVMNRGAAERAIRFGLAVGATIAPRSVFARKNYFYPDLPKGYQISQYELPVVVGGSLSFFVGEEEKTVNLTRAHLEEDAGKSLHDDFNLANGAPASGIDLNRAGTPLLEIVTEPEMRSAAEAVSYARALHSLVVWLGICDGNMQEGSFRCDANVSVRPVGQKEFGTRTEIKNVNSFRFLERAIVYEARRQIELIEDGGTVVQETRLYDADRDETRSMRSKEDAHDYRYFPDPDLPTLVISSAWVDEVRAAMPELPAAQRARFESEYGLTAYDAAQLTVSRDLAAYFEAVAHALPAGQAKLAANWVMGEVSAALNKDEKSISDSPVQAPALAALIGRIIDGTISNKIAREVFGAMWAGENGGQADAIIDARGLKQISDTGAIGAMIDEVLAANPAIVEEYRAGKQKAFNSLVGQIMKAGRGKANPQQVNDLLKQKLDS